The genomic segment AAATGATGCAGGAGTCGGAAAAGCCGCCCCGACTGTCAGCCAAAACGCATAAAAGAGAACTGACCATAAACGTGTGAAACGGCACGAACTGCTCAAATATCTCGTAAAATCCGGATGTGTCCTTTACCGCCACGGGAAAAAGCATGATCTTTATCTAAATCCCCGAAATGGCAGAAGAGCGCCGATTCCAAGGCATGTTGAGATCAGCAACACCCTTTGTACGCTAATAAAGAAACAACTTGGCGTTTAGCCATCAACATATTATTCAAGGTTGTGATTTGCGTCGATAGACAGAACCAGATCAAGGCACTCTGATTGCGATTAGTAATATCCACGGCATGAGCCGCTATCACTGCGCTGGGGTATAACGGTGTCGTGGGTTCCAGGGCTTCCAACTCTCCTCCTCCTCTCCCTTGAAGGCAACGTGGAAAAAAATCTTTTACAATCACTGGTGTCCCTTTTGGGGAGAGGATAAAGGTGAGGGTGTAAATAAAACTTTTTGGATATAAGGGGGATGTGCCCCCTTAAAAGGATATAGCAACGGATTTCCGGCACGTCCTGAAGTTTTGTTGAGGGATAACGAAGCCGGACGGCGCATTAAGAAATCCGAAAATGCCGCAAACGCTGATCTGAGTGCGCTCGGCGCCGAGTTGCTGATTTCTTGCCATTTGAAGGAATACCGCTAAAATCCGTCAGTTCTTGCCCTTAAAAGGAGCAAGGATGGACCTTAAGGAATTGGCTAAACACTAATCCCCCTTTTTAACTTGATCTGCGTGAATTTATCTGTGCAAGATGTTATCCTCTTGAAATGTCAGAAATTATGCTTATAATTTCTATCAAGGAAATTGCTGTAGTAAAAATGGAAAAAACATGTTTACGATGAAACGCAGAATTCATAACCGCCACCTGTATAATGATGTTGGGGCTTATCGTAAAATACAGGGTATCGCGGGGGTAAGCCCCAGGGGTTCGACTCCCCTCATGTCCTGGTCGACAAAACAAGAAGAGAAAAGAGGAGACATATGCATAACTGCATAGCCGGAGATAGTGTTTGCAAAACAGGGGATACCGTAAACCCATTGGGTTTACTTAACTTGTTTTCCCGCTATTTTTGGTTTTTCTCCTCTTTTTCTCTTCTTGTTCTAACGAACAATGGAGGTAACTATGTGTTTTAGAAAAAAAATATCCCTAAGACCAAGTAACGTTGGTTATCTATACAAAAAGAATAAACAGGTTGAAAAAATGACACCCGGGATATACAAGCACTGGGATTGGTTAAATAATCTCGATTATGTTTGCATTCCAACCACGAGTCGATTATTATCCGTAGTTAATCAGGAAGTACTGACAAAAGACAACATTGCCTTTCGGTTTTCTTATGTAATTCAATATTCCATTGCAGATACGGATAAGTTTATAACGAAGTTCGATATCCTGGCAAGAAATTTTGATGCTTTTTCTTGTGCGGACAACGTCGTGCACGAATTATCCCAGGTACAGATAAGAAAAGAAATAGCCCAATTGAATGCGGAAGAAGTCAATGAAAAACGCAGCGAGCTCATGAATGCAGTGCCGGAAGATCTGTCAAAAGAACTGGACAAATACGGTATCGTCATCGAAATGGAATTATTGAAAGATATCACGTTCCCCAAGATGATTCAGGATCTTTTTGCCAAGCAACTGGAGGCGAAAATAAGATCAAAAGCCGATCTTGAAAATGCCCGCACTGCAGTCGCAACAGCCCGGGCGCTCAAAAATGCCTCGACCCTTATGGAAAATGATGCCAACATAAAATTCATTCAGTTCTTAGAGACGATTACCAAGATCGCGGCCAGCGGTAAACACACCTTTATGATCGGTGATTCGCTAATAAATCCCGGGAAAGATAAATAATATTCATAGAAACATATGGCGGACAGCTTGTAAGTGTTGCATTTTGCCACACTATCTTACGTGATTTCGGATGATTTTCAAAAAACACAGTTCACAAGTCACCATTTTGCTGCTTTAGTGTTGCATTTCACCCCCATTTTCATACGACATATCGCTACATTGACTAGCCCGGGAATATAAATATAATGAATTGCAAGAAGCGTCTATAGCTTTTATCCCGCGCTCTTTATGCGGGGTTTTTGTTTAATCCCGTTGTCGTTTTGCGGGACAATCGGATAGAGCAACGGATTTCTAATTATAAAAATGCCATTTCAACATCTTCCGATAAATCATCCCAAACCTCAAAGATGCAGTCCAGATCGTCATTTACGCCATTATGCCTATTAGTGGGAATTACGCCTAGTGGTGCGGATTTTGACTGATTCACCGCACAAATATAGCACAAAATTGGGGTCGGCTTAAAAACCGACCCCAATTAATCGATACGGATTCCATCATTGACAATAAAATAAATCGGCAGTATAATTAATGGAGGTGAGTGATATAAAGATGTTAAAAGGCGGAAAGATCATAGAAATAGAATAGGAGGAAATATCATTCGAAACGCAACTGGTTGGACCCTCATTTTTATTGGTCCTATTATCATTGTATCAGCCGTCTCTATTGCTATTATAAATCATCCTTCTTTAAACCTTGGTGTTATTTTTATTGTAGGTTTTATTTTATCATTAGCTGGTGGTCCAGTAATGGCTACTAATATTAACAGCATTAATACAAATTCCATACTATTAAAACAAGGATCCTTTTTTTCCAAGAAATATAATATAATTATTAATAATATTGAGGAAATTATCATTAGTTATGCTTTCACGCGA from the bacterium genome contains:
- a CDS encoding SPFH domain-containing protein, whose translation is MCFRKKISLRPSNVGYLYKKNKQVEKMTPGIYKHWDWLNNLDYVCIPTTSRLLSVVNQEVLTKDNIAFRFSYVIQYSIADTDKFITKFDILARNFDAFSCADNVVHELSQVQIRKEIAQLNAEEVNEKRSELMNAVPEDLSKELDKYGIVIEMELLKDITFPKMIQDLFAKQLEAKIRSKADLENARTAVATARALKNASTLMENDANIKFIQFLETITKIAASGKHTFMIGDSLINPGKDK
- a CDS encoding type II toxin-antitoxin system HicA family toxin, which translates into the protein MKRHELLKYLVKSGCVLYRHGKKHDLYLNPRNGRRAPIPRHVEISNTLCTLIKKQLGV